One Deinococcus betulae DNA segment encodes these proteins:
- a CDS encoding C39 family peptidase has protein sequence MERGLDGLTDFVRDALGLEQPKPAKAPGAPSVKTGQTWTRDFKHDTGQLTMHLHLKRGPDGSLGGHYAVQPKGKSRGQNWPLTGKLLKDDTFTLVGTQNGARFAGSLRGGVPRVSEFKNRKFALQDITFARLTPAAPKPQAAPKPQPAASTPQAGGPHTGGPHTGGPHTGALPDLPALREPGFLPRLRQVAASVNTTPEIVLAFLNLESSLNPAINKDKASQYKGLGQIGDAARKDINRHIQKHNLALKILNSTNELTALSATQQLAYIEIHLQLHMHGVDKKKKAAGKTTSLEEVYMGHLGGSATYAQKDVWVSEGSAAYRQNPMDADNDGHNTPTEAADTVRGKFTKNFQANLDERSRHLKPTTRKFEGKLQLFYVYNEKYDNGLPLFSLDPVTPTPVPAQEFPKPPAQAVPNDQEPSDEPDTLDRLMKFKEATPEYTFQQIRVAREVIKLQPQSARPELYLILQEKTPHHSQRNNLSLGRDVDGDRQGARIGNVMCNLTSAAMVLEQLGIENPDPEHFPQFEDYLEDLRRKFVDARYQELLKAGLSQKKAWKGSYGRFHRTMQEGWGKVLELMGASHKIIQPSTEREFWESDIKGELSQGNAVMFSINGHIVRLQGMNEKGLIVDDPYGKSVLLKNTNLEAKYRAGKYDHDAGQSGNNTVWTWDSVKQHAMLWIASVKKK, from the coding sequence GTGGAGCGGGGGCTGGACGGGCTGACCGACTTTGTGCGGGACGCCCTGGGCCTGGAGCAGCCCAAGCCAGCGAAGGCGCCGGGTGCTCCCTCTGTCAAAACCGGCCAGACCTGGACGCGCGATTTTAAGCACGACACTGGCCAGCTGACCATGCACCTGCACCTGAAACGCGGGCCAGACGGGTCGCTGGGTGGGCATTACGCCGTGCAGCCCAAGGGCAAGTCGCGCGGGCAAAACTGGCCACTGACCGGCAAGCTCCTCAAAGACGACACCTTTACTCTAGTGGGCACTCAGAACGGCGCGCGCTTTGCAGGGTCGCTGCGCGGCGGCGTGCCCCGTGTCAGCGAGTTCAAGAACCGTAAGTTTGCCCTCCAGGACATCACCTTTGCGCGCTTAACCCCAGCCGCACCGAAACCTCAAGCGGCCCCCAAGCCTCAGCCGGCGGCCAGCACCCCGCAGGCCGGTGGCCCACACACAGGTGGCCCACACACAGGTGGCCCACACACAGGCGCCCTGCCTGATCTGCCCGCTCTGCGGGAACCCGGCTTTCTGCCCCGGCTGCGGCAGGTGGCCGCCAGCGTCAACACCACGCCAGAAATTGTGCTGGCGTTTTTAAATCTGGAAAGCAGCCTGAATCCGGCTATCAACAAAGATAAGGCCTCGCAGTACAAGGGCTTGGGGCAGATTGGTGACGCGGCGCGTAAAGATATCAATCGTCATATTCAGAAACACAATCTGGCTCTAAAAATACTGAATTCAACAAACGAACTCACAGCCCTGAGTGCGACGCAGCAACTGGCGTATATTGAAATCCACTTGCAACTTCATATGCATGGTGTGGACAAAAAGAAGAAGGCAGCAGGGAAGACAACCTCACTAGAAGAGGTCTATATGGGCCATCTGGGTGGGAGTGCCACCTACGCCCAGAAAGATGTCTGGGTCAGTGAAGGAAGCGCGGCTTACCGCCAAAATCCAATGGATGCCGACAACGACGGTCACAACACCCCGACTGAAGCGGCAGACACTGTTCGCGGAAAATTTACTAAGAATTTTCAGGCCAATCTGGATGAGCGCAGCCGTCACCTCAAACCCACCACGCGAAAATTCGAGGGTAAGCTGCAGCTGTTTTATGTCTACAACGAGAAGTACGACAACGGTCTGCCTCTGTTCAGCCTTGACCCAGTGACACCAACACCGGTGCCAGCGCAGGAGTTTCCCAAGCCCCCGGCGCAGGCTGTCCCCAACGACCAGGAACCCTCAGACGAACCAGACACCCTGGACCGCCTGATGAAGTTCAAGGAAGCCACGCCCGAATACACCTTCCAGCAGATTCGGGTGGCGCGCGAAGTCATCAAGTTACAACCTCAGTCGGCGAGGCCAGAGCTGTACCTGATTTTGCAGGAGAAGACGCCCCACCATTCCCAGCGCAACAACTTGAGCCTGGGACGGGATGTCGATGGAGACCGTCAGGGCGCCCGGATCGGTAATGTCATGTGCAACCTGACGAGCGCCGCAATGGTGCTGGAACAATTGGGGATCGAAAACCCAGACCCTGAGCACTTCCCACAGTTTGAGGATTATCTGGAGGACCTGCGCCGTAAGTTTGTGGATGCCCGGTATCAGGAACTGTTGAAGGCAGGACTGTCACAAAAGAAGGCCTGGAAAGGATCTTACGGTCGTTTTCACCGCACTATGCAAGAAGGCTGGGGTAAGGTGTTAGAACTGATGGGCGCGAGTCATAAAATTATTCAGCCTAGCACCGAGCGTGAGTTCTGGGAATCCGACATCAAAGGCGAGCTGTCCCAAGGCAATGCTGTGATGTTTAGCATCAATGGCCACATTGTTCGTTTGCAAGGGATGAATGAAAAAGGCCTCATCGTAGATGATCCATACGGGAAGTCGGTCCTCCTTAAAAACACCAATCTGGAAGCCAAATACAGAGCTGGAAAGTATGACCATGATGCAGGTCAAAGTGGGAACAATACGGTCTGGACCTGGGACAGCGTAAAACAACATGCAATGCTCTGGATTGCTTCGGTCAAAAAGAAGTGA
- a CDS encoding NAD-dependent succinate-semialdehyde dehydrogenase: MTTLLNDPVTRTQAYFDGQWRSAPKTFDVIHPGTLEPIGAVADCTADDARRAIDAAEAALREWRQVNPYRRGQILRRWHDLMFEHTDELARLMTLEMGKPITETRGEVSYAASFVEWCAEEAGRISGERISMRQSRKRGFTSAEPVGIVYAVTPWNFPAGMITRKAAPALAAGCVMILKPAEQSPMTALYLAELWLAAGGPANTLQVLPTNDAPAFSAPFMTDERVRKLTFTGSTAVGRLLYTQAAQTLKRVSLELGGHAPFLVFEDADLDKAAREVVGSKFRNAGQTCISTNRVYVQRAVAAEFTDILTRLTGKLVLGDPLHEGTGVGPVVERAGLDKIQAQVDDALSRGARATVGGGVKEGLYFHPTVLTDVHPDSVILREETFGPVAPVVAFDTEEEALRLANASEYGLAAYAYTRDLSRAWRVAEALEYGIVGINDGVPSAGAPHVPFGGMKNSGVGREGGHWGLDEYLETKFISMGL, translated from the coding sequence ATGACCACCCTGCTGAATGACCCCGTGACCCGCACCCAGGCGTATTTTGATGGCCAGTGGCGCTCGGCACCCAAGACGTTTGACGTGATTCACCCAGGCACCCTGGAACCGATTGGCGCGGTGGCCGACTGCACCGCCGACGACGCCCGGCGCGCCATTGACGCCGCCGAGGCGGCTCTGCGCGAGTGGCGGCAGGTCAATCCCTACCGGCGCGGCCAGATTCTGCGCCGCTGGCACGACCTGATGTTCGAGCACACAGACGAGTTGGCCCGCCTGATGACTCTGGAGATGGGCAAGCCAATCACCGAAACGCGCGGCGAGGTCAGTTACGCCGCCAGCTTCGTGGAGTGGTGCGCCGAGGAAGCCGGACGCATCAGTGGCGAGCGGATTTCCATGCGCCAGAGCCGCAAACGGGGCTTTACGTCTGCCGAGCCGGTCGGCATCGTTTATGCCGTGACCCCCTGGAATTTTCCAGCGGGCATGATTACCCGCAAGGCGGCACCGGCCCTAGCGGCTGGCTGCGTAATGATTCTTAAGCCCGCCGAGCAGAGCCCCATGACGGCGCTGTATCTGGCCGAGTTGTGGCTGGCCGCCGGCGGCCCGGCCAACACCCTGCAGGTGCTGCCCACCAACGACGCCCCCGCCTTCAGCGCGCCGTTCATGACCGATGAGCGGGTGCGCAAGCTGACCTTTACCGGTTCCACGGCAGTGGGCCGCCTGCTCTACACCCAGGCCGCCCAGACCCTCAAGCGCGTCTCGCTAGAGTTGGGGGGGCACGCGCCGTTTCTGGTTTTCGAGGATGCCGATCTGGACAAGGCCGCGCGTGAGGTGGTGGGCAGCAAGTTCCGCAACGCCGGGCAAACCTGCATCAGCACCAACCGGGTCTACGTGCAGCGCGCGGTGGCGGCCGAATTCACCGACATCCTGACCCGCCTGACGGGCAAGCTGGTGCTGGGCGACCCCCTCCACGAGGGCACAGGCGTTGGGCCGGTTGTGGAGCGGGCAGGCCTCGACAAGATTCAGGCGCAGGTAGACGACGCCCTAAGCCGGGGTGCGCGGGCCACGGTGGGCGGCGGGGTCAAGGAGGGGCTGTACTTTCACCCCACGGTTCTGACCGACGTTCACCCCGACTCGGTGATTCTGCGCGAGGAAACGTTTGGGCCGGTGGCGCCGGTGGTGGCCTTTGACACTGAGGAAGAGGCGCTGCGACTGGCCAACGCCTCAGAGTATGGGCTGGCGGCCTACGCCTACACCCGCGACCTGAGCCGCGCCTGGCGAGTGGCCGAGGCGCTGGAATACGGCATCGTGGGCATTAACGACGGCGTACCCAGCGCCGGAGCGCCCCATGTGCCCTTTGGCGGCATGAAAAACAGTGGGGTGGGCCGCGAGGGTGGTCACTGGGGTCTGGACGAATATCTGGAAACCAAGTTCATCTCGATGGGCCTGTAA
- a CDS encoding ATP-binding protein: protein MPRAASRPTPTPPQDSHLLLQAVCESLSAQVLDAALSEQGDPEATFEVVLPEEAAQTRLGALQQGLGLTEFELGVMALALATELYPERMLAACGTALQLDGPYTGFLTPSLCRRWLPGADWTEMGAFQAGSALTRYHLIEFGQSVNSSVLESLTPIRLTAGALAFLRGDEGIALELRSVTQPLGAGGLLSDSQEQTLQTASKHLSRQGNERAALLYGSQVQAMRSLAGHLLAGSGRALLLDVAALATLSPEALDVTLRALDREGRVTAAPLVLDVTGDAPEGQTLDDLTTRLLGVATGPCVILAPEPLPLDSARALLPLEVTAPTSAEQRERWGQALGVSGEPPLLRQLGDQYQLSLERIDTLAREARAALPGNAAHQTRIERAWEAAKTANRRLMGSLAQRIETRAGWDDLILPPADRAALEQIAAHVRHRSQVYEDMGMARPGRGRSIAALFSGPSGTGKTLSAEVLARDLNLDLYRVDLSSTVSKYIGETEKNLKKIFDAADQGGCVLLFDEADSVFGKRGEVRDSNDRYANVQVNYLLQRLESFNGLAVLTTNMESSMDVAFMRRLQFVINFRAPQAQERERLWRGAFPRTLDTSMLDFPRLAAADVAGGNIRSVVMNTVFMAVARGVPLSQPLVEEALHLEYRKLGRLVL, encoded by the coding sequence ATGCCGCGTGCTGCCTCCCGCCCTACGCCTACGCCGCCGCAAGACAGCCATCTGCTGCTCCAGGCGGTCTGTGAAAGCCTGAGTGCTCAGGTGCTGGACGCCGCCCTGAGTGAACAGGGTGACCCGGAAGCCACGTTTGAGGTGGTGCTGCCTGAAGAGGCTGCGCAGACCCGGCTGGGCGCCTTACAACAGGGCCTGGGCCTCACGGAGTTTGAGCTGGGGGTTATGGCGCTGGCGCTGGCCACCGAGCTCTACCCGGAGCGGATGCTGGCGGCGTGCGGCACGGCTCTGCAACTGGACGGGCCTTACACCGGCTTCCTAACGCCGTCGCTGTGCCGCCGCTGGCTGCCGGGCGCTGACTGGACCGAGATGGGGGCCTTTCAGGCGGGCAGCGCCCTGACCCGTTACCACCTCATCGAATTTGGGCAGAGCGTCAATTCCAGTGTGCTGGAATCCCTGACGCCTATTCGCCTGACGGCGGGCGCGCTGGCCTTTTTGCGCGGTGACGAGGGTATAGCCCTGGAATTGCGTAGCGTGACCCAGCCGCTGGGAGCCGGCGGCCTCCTGAGTGATTCTCAGGAACAAACCTTGCAGACCGCCAGTAAGCACCTGTCGCGTCAAGGGAACGAGCGAGCCGCGCTGCTGTACGGCTCACAGGTGCAGGCGATGCGTTCACTGGCCGGGCATCTGCTGGCCGGGAGTGGCCGCGCCCTGCTGCTGGATGTGGCGGCCCTGGCCACCCTCTCTCCTGAGGCGCTGGACGTGACCCTGCGGGCACTGGACCGCGAAGGCCGGGTGACTGCCGCGCCGCTGGTCCTGGATGTCACGGGCGACGCTCCAGAGGGCCAGACGCTGGATGACCTCACGACCCGCCTGCTCGGTGTAGCCACCGGCCCATGCGTCATTCTGGCCCCCGAGCCGCTGCCGCTCGACTCAGCGCGCGCCCTGCTGCCTCTAGAGGTCACGGCCCCCACTTCGGCCGAGCAGCGCGAACGCTGGGGGCAAGCGCTGGGGGTCAGTGGCGAGCCGCCCCTGCTGCGGCAGTTGGGCGACCAATATCAGCTGAGCCTGGAACGCATCGACACCCTGGCCCGCGAGGCCCGCGCCGCGCTGCCGGGCAACGCGGCACACCAGACCCGCATTGAAAGGGCGTGGGAGGCCGCCAAGACCGCCAACCGCCGCCTGATGGGGTCGCTGGCCCAGCGCATTGAGACCCGTGCGGGCTGGGACGACCTGATTCTGCCGCCGGCTGACCGCGCCGCTCTGGAACAGATTGCCGCGCATGTGCGTCACCGCTCGCAGGTCTATGAAGATATGGGCATGGCCCGCCCAGGCCGGGGCCGCTCGATTGCCGCGCTGTTTAGCGGCCCCAGTGGCACTGGCAAGACCCTGAGCGCCGAGGTGCTGGCGCGTGATCTGAACCTAGACCTGTACCGGGTGGACCTGAGCAGTACCGTCAGCAAATACATTGGCGAGACCGAAAAGAACCTCAAGAAAATCTTTGATGCTGCTGACCAGGGTGGCTGCGTGCTGCTGTTCGACGAGGCCGACAGTGTCTTCGGCAAGCGCGGTGAGGTGCGTGACAGCAACGACCGCTACGCCAACGTCCAGGTGAACTACCTTCTGCAACGCCTGGAAAGTTTCAACGGCCTGGCGGTGCTGACCACCAACATGGAAAGCAGCATGGACGTGGCGTTCATGCGCCGCTTGCAGTTCGTGATCAACTTCCGCGCCCCGCAGGCCCAGGAACGCGAGCGGCTATGGCGCGGCGCTTTTCCCAGAACGCTGGACACCAGCATGCTGGACTTTCCCCGGCTGGCCGCCGCCGACGTGGCAGGGGGCAATATCCGCAGCGTGGTGATGAACACGGTGTTCATGGCCGTGGCGCGTGGAGTGCCCCTCAGTCAGCCGCTGGTCGAAGAAGCGCTGCATCTGGAGTACCGCAAACTGGGCCGCCTGGTGTTGTAA
- a CDS encoding macro domain-containing protein, producing the protein MILYVTGDATQPQGDGPKLLVHVCNDIGAWGRGFVLALSKRFKAPEQAFKRWAAGDTGQPYALGEVQFVPVAPDLTVANLVGQHDIARKNRPAAAPPVRYEAIRTGLRRVAEEARRGGASVHMPRIGAGVAGGDWAVIAPIIEEELAGLPVTVYDLPEVPC; encoded by the coding sequence ATGATTCTCTATGTCACAGGCGACGCCACGCAGCCCCAGGGCGACGGGCCAAAGCTGCTCGTCCACGTGTGTAACGATATTGGCGCCTGGGGACGCGGTTTTGTGCTGGCGCTTTCGAAGCGTTTTAAAGCCCCTGAGCAGGCGTTCAAGCGCTGGGCAGCAGGCGACACTGGCCAGCCCTACGCGCTGGGAGAGGTCCAGTTCGTGCCCGTTGCCCCGGACCTGACGGTGGCCAATCTGGTTGGTCAGCATGACATTGCGCGCAAAAATAGGCCGGCGGCGGCGCCGCCCGTGCGCTACGAAGCCATCCGCACAGGCCTGCGCCGTGTGGCCGAGGAAGCCCGGCGTGGCGGCGCCAGCGTGCACATGCCCCGTATCGGCGCCGGGGTGGCCGGCGGTGACTGGGCCGTGATCGCGCCCATCATTGAGGAAGAACTCGCCGGCCTGCCTGTCACCGTGTATGACCTCCCGGAGGTCCCATGCTGA
- a CDS encoding SDR family oxidoreductase, with translation MALKELFDLSGKTALITGGSRGLGLQIAEALGEYGAAVILTARKAHELEEAKAHLEGQGVTAHIAPSDLADLETADALVERLVAEVGPIDILVNNAGATWGAPTTEHPLDAWLKVMNVNVNGTFALTQSVLRRCMVPRSAGRILNVASVAGLQGNDPRMMPTLAYNTSKGAMVNFTRALAAEVAAQGITVNSICPGYFPTKMTRGTLAYGEAAILEHTPLRRLGGEHDLKGLALLLASDAGAYITGQNIAVDGGITAV, from the coding sequence ATGGCCTTAAAAGAACTGTTTGACCTGAGTGGCAAAACGGCCCTGATTACCGGCGGCAGCCGTGGCCTGGGGCTACAAATTGCCGAGGCCCTGGGCGAGTACGGCGCGGCGGTCATCCTGACGGCGCGCAAAGCACACGAACTGGAAGAGGCGAAGGCGCACCTGGAAGGGCAGGGCGTGACTGCTCACATCGCCCCCAGTGACCTGGCTGACCTGGAAACGGCCGACGCGCTGGTCGAACGCCTCGTGGCGGAGGTCGGCCCCATCGACATTCTGGTCAACAATGCCGGAGCCACCTGGGGTGCTCCCACCACCGAGCACCCGCTGGACGCCTGGCTCAAGGTGATGAACGTCAATGTCAACGGCACCTTCGCCCTGACCCAGAGTGTCCTCAGGCGCTGCATGGTGCCGCGCAGCGCGGGCCGGATTCTGAATGTGGCGTCGGTGGCGGGCCTACAGGGCAACGACCCGCGCATGATGCCCACGCTGGCCTACAACACCAGCAAGGGGGCCATGGTCAATTTCACGCGCGCCCTGGCCGCCGAGGTGGCTGCGCAGGGCATCACGGTGAACAGCATCTGCCCCGGCTACTTTCCCACGAAGATGACGCGCGGCACCCTGGCCTACGGCGAGGCGGCCATTCTGGAGCACACACCTCTGCGCCGTCTGGGAGGTGAACACGACCTCAAGGGCCTGGCCCTGCTGCTGGCCAGTGACGCGGGTGCCTACATCACCGGGCAGAACATCGCCGTGGACGGCGGCATTACGGCGGTATGA
- a CDS encoding phosphotransferase family protein encodes MTRAETTPVRPGEELPLEALRAVLRGRIPGDVDALSAEQFPGGFSNLTYLLRLGEAEYVLRRAPLGPVARGAHDMTREAGLLARVHPALPVAPQPILLVEDASVLGAPFYLMERRHGAVVRAALPPEYAALPDAPAQLSHAMMDTLADLHRVDIDAAGLRSLGRPEGFNGRQVDGWAGRWRRARTALDGTGDLPPPETLGDEEVIGWLEAHLPPESAHTLVHNDFKLDNLMFDPADPSRVTALLDWEMTTVGDPLVDLGLTLTYWTMPQQPGGAPTQVGAAAPGFPGRDELVARYEARLARHVTSSLPWYEVLGHFKLAVIVLQIFARYRAGQTADPRFAPLAAQAAWLMGEARRRIADLA; translated from the coding sequence GTGACCCGCGCTGAGACAACCCCGGTGCGTCCCGGCGAGGAACTGCCCCTGGAGGCTCTGAGGGCTGTGCTGCGCGGCCGCATACCGGGTGATGTGGACGCCCTTTCGGCCGAGCAATTCCCAGGTGGCTTCTCGAATCTGACCTATCTGCTGCGGCTGGGCGAGGCCGAGTATGTGCTGCGCCGCGCGCCGCTGGGGCCAGTGGCCAGAGGCGCCCACGACATGACCCGCGAGGCTGGGCTGCTCGCCCGCGTTCATCCGGCGCTGCCGGTGGCCCCCCAGCCCATTCTGCTGGTGGAGGACGCCTCGGTGCTCGGTGCTCCCTTTTACCTAATGGAGCGCCGCCACGGTGCCGTGGTCCGCGCGGCGTTGCCTCCCGAATACGCGGCTTTGCCTGACGCCCCGGCCCAGCTGTCACACGCCATGATGGATACGCTGGCCGACCTTCACCGTGTGGACATTGACGCGGCTGGCCTGCGTTCTCTTGGCCGGCCCGAAGGCTTTAACGGGCGGCAGGTGGACGGCTGGGCCGGGCGCTGGCGGCGGGCCCGCACGGCCCTGGACGGCACAGGCGACCTGCCTCCTCCTGAGACGCTGGGGGACGAAGAAGTCATCGGCTGGCTCGAAGCCCATCTTCCACCAGAAAGCGCCCATACCCTCGTCCACAACGATTTCAAGCTGGACAACCTGATGTTTGATCCTGCTGACCCCAGCCGCGTCACGGCGCTGCTGGACTGGGAAATGACCACTGTGGGCGACCCTCTGGTGGACCTGGGATTGACGCTGACCTACTGGACCATGCCCCAGCAGCCTGGCGGGGCGCCCACCCAGGTTGGCGCGGCGGCGCCCGGCTTTCCAGGGCGCGACGAACTGGTCGCCCGCTACGAAGCTCGACTTGCTCGTCACGTGACGAGCAGCCTGCCCTGGTACGAGGTGCTGGGCCATTTCAAGCTGGCCGTGATCGTGCTGCAAATCTTTGCGCGCTACCGCGCCGGGCAAACGGCTGACCCCCGCTTTGCGCCGCTGGCCGCTCAGGCCGCGTGGCTGATGGGCGAGGCGCGGCGCCGCATTGCCGACCTGGCATGA
- a CDS encoding acyl-CoA dehydrogenase family protein, which produces MTLFDPSPRTRDLHARLRAFMEAHIYPNEAEFERQVNTGDRWAPVALLECLKPMARAEGLWNLFLPPASDPDGQFGAGLSNLDYAPLCELMGRVWWAPEVFNCSAPDTGNMEVLARYGTPEQQAQWLTPLLNGEMRSAFSMTEPDVASSDATNIEARIVRGGDDYLLNGQKWWTSGAGDPRCQVTIFMGKTDPSAEKHRQQSMILVPMSTPGVTLDRLLTVFGYDDAPHGHAQMSFTDVRVPASNMLLGEGRGFEIAQGRLGPGRIHHCMRLIGQAERALELMVARAGNRVAFGKPLAAHQHVREAIAQSRLEIDQARLLTLHAAHLMDTAGNKAARGQIAAIKVVAPTVALRVIDRAIQVFGGAGVSQDTPLALMYAQARTLRLADGPDIVHLETVAREELRRAEA; this is translated from the coding sequence ATGACCCTGTTCGACCCTTCCCCACGTACCCGCGACCTGCACGCGCGCCTGAGGGCGTTCATGGAGGCGCACATCTACCCCAACGAGGCAGAGTTTGAGCGGCAGGTCAACACAGGTGACCGCTGGGCGCCTGTGGCTCTGCTGGAGTGCCTCAAGCCCATGGCGCGGGCTGAAGGCCTGTGGAACCTGTTCCTGCCGCCTGCCAGCGACCCGGATGGGCAGTTTGGCGCGGGCCTGAGCAATCTGGACTACGCGCCCCTCTGCGAACTGATGGGGCGCGTGTGGTGGGCGCCCGAGGTGTTTAACTGCTCGGCCCCCGACACCGGCAACATGGAAGTGCTGGCCCGTTACGGCACCCCCGAGCAGCAGGCGCAGTGGCTGACGCCCCTCCTGAACGGGGAGATGCGCAGTGCCTTCTCCATGACCGAGCCGGACGTGGCCAGCAGCGACGCCACGAACATCGAGGCCCGGATTGTGCGCGGCGGCGACGACTACCTCCTGAATGGTCAGAAATGGTGGACCAGTGGCGCGGGCGATCCCCGCTGTCAGGTCACCATCTTCATGGGCAAGACCGACCCCAGCGCTGAGAAACACCGGCAGCAGAGCATGATTCTGGTGCCTATGAGCACGCCGGGCGTGACCCTTGACCGGCTGCTGACTGTCTTTGGCTACGACGACGCCCCACACGGGCACGCCCAGATGAGCTTTACGGACGTGCGGGTGCCGGCCAGCAACATGCTGCTGGGCGAGGGCCGGGGCTTTGAAATCGCGCAGGGTCGTCTGGGGCCGGGCCGAATTCATCACTGTATGCGCCTGATTGGGCAGGCCGAGCGGGCGCTGGAACTCATGGTGGCGCGTGCTGGGAACCGCGTGGCGTTTGGCAAACCCCTGGCCGCCCATCAGCATGTGCGCGAGGCGATTGCCCAGTCCCGCCTGGAGATCGACCAGGCCCGGCTGCTGACGCTGCACGCCGCGCACCTAATGGACACGGCGGGCAACAAGGCGGCGCGCGGCCAGATTGCCGCCATCAAGGTGGTGGCGCCCACGGTGGCCCTGCGGGTCATTGATCGCGCCATTCAGGTGTTCGGCGGCGCGGGCGTCAGCCAGGACACGCCGCTGGCCCTGATGTATGCCCAGGCCCGCACCCTGCGGCTGGCCGACGGTCCCGACATCGTGCATTTGGAAACGGTGGCCAGAGAAGAACTCCGGCGCGCTGAGGCCTGA
- a CDS encoding histidine phosphatase family protein, with amino-acid sequence MSQLLLIRHGQATPFETETDRLSALGEAQAHAVGQALAAEGLRPTHLWHGPLVRQRRSAELAAEAAGRLWPPAVLDPRLAEYDGDGLVRHLWPVLAARDLAFAALAANFGAQRAGPERNRAFQQVLEPLAAAWQAGTLTHTEVEPWATFRARVRAAFAEGTAMPSGSVALAFTSGGVIGLAVALALDAPDAAALRLNWRVQNASLTRFTFGRGRVSLDSFNETHHMPPELRSWR; translated from the coding sequence ATGAGTCAGCTTCTGCTGATCCGGCATGGTCAAGCCACCCCCTTTGAGACAGAGACCGACCGCCTCTCTGCCCTGGGTGAAGCGCAGGCACACGCGGTGGGGCAGGCGCTGGCGGCTGAAGGGCTGCGGCCCACCCACCTCTGGCATGGGCCCCTGGTGCGGCAGCGGCGCAGCGCTGAACTGGCCGCCGAAGCGGCTGGGAGACTCTGGCCACCCGCAGTCCTTGATCCCCGACTGGCCGAGTACGACGGCGACGGCCTGGTGCGGCACCTGTGGCCTGTCCTGGCGGCGCGTGACCTGGCTTTTGCGGCTCTGGCGGCAAATTTCGGTGCCCAGCGCGCCGGGCCAGAGCGCAACCGTGCCTTTCAGCAGGTGCTGGAGCCCCTGGCTGCTGCCTGGCAAGCTGGCACGCTGACCCACACGGAGGTCGAACCCTGGGCGACCTTCCGGGCGCGGGTCAGGGCTGCTTTTGCAGAGGGCACGGCGATGCCCTCAGGGTCAGTGGCCCTAGCCTTTACCAGTGGCGGGGTGATTGGTCTGGCGGTGGCCCTGGCGCTGGACGCCCCCGACGCTGCGGCCCTGCGCCTGAACTGGCGCGTTCAGAATGCCAGCCTGACCCGCTTCACCTTTGGGCGAGGCCGCGTCAGCCTGGACAGTTTCAACGAGACCCATCACATGCCCCCAGAGCTTCGCTCCTGGCGCTGA
- a CDS encoding SDR family oxidoreductase, with amino-acid sequence MDFQDKVIVVTGAASGIGLALAARFVQEGATVIASDRQAELGAARAAELGARFVAADISREEGVQALIEDVLAREGHIDLFCSNAGIAVGEGPETPDRVWQLIHNVNVMSHVWAARHLLPHMLERGGGHLLNTASAAGLLTELHSAPYAVTKHAALAFAEWLAITYGDRGIRVACLCPEGVWTPMIQNAPILQQTAISTDELVDKTLAVLRADGFLITTHPTTLKGFALKAADYDGWIGRMRQLRVRAMALLGGGQDRA; translated from the coding sequence ATGGACTTTCAAGACAAGGTCATCGTGGTGACTGGGGCCGCTTCGGGAATTGGGCTGGCGCTGGCAGCGCGCTTCGTTCAGGAAGGGGCGACAGTCATTGCCTCGGACCGGCAGGCAGAGCTGGGGGCTGCCCGCGCGGCCGAACTGGGGGCGCGCTTCGTGGCCGCCGACATCAGCCGGGAAGAAGGCGTCCAGGCGCTGATTGAAGATGTGCTGGCGCGCGAGGGCCACATTGACCTCTTTTGCTCGAACGCAGGCATTGCCGTGGGAGAGGGCCCAGAGACGCCAGACCGCGTCTGGCAACTGATTCATAACGTCAATGTCATGAGCCACGTCTGGGCCGCACGTCACCTGTTGCCGCACATGCTGGAACGGGGCGGCGGGCACCTGCTCAACACTGCCTCGGCGGCGGGTCTCCTGACTGAACTGCATTCAGCGCCCTACGCGGTGACCAAGCACGCGGCCCTGGCTTTTGCCGAGTGGCTGGCCATCACCTACGGCGACCGGGGCATCCGGGTGGCCTGCCTGTGCCCCGAAGGGGTCTGGACCCCCATGATTCAGAACGCGCCTATCTTGCAGCAGACGGCCATTTCAACCGATGAACTGGTAGACAAGACGCTGGCGGTCCTGCGCGCAGACGGCTTTCTGATTACCACCCACCCCACGACCCTGAAAGGCTTTGCCTTAAAGGCGGCCGACTACGACGGCTGGATTGGCCGCATGCGGCAGCTGCGGGTCCGGGCGATGGCCCTGCTGGGCGGCGGGCAGGACCGAGCGTGA